Genomic segment of Ignavibacteriales bacterium:
GAACTGCCCCGCAAATATTTGCGCCGCTCGATCCGCCTGAAAGAATCCCTTCTTCGAACGCGAGTTTCTTTGTCCAGCCGAATGCTTTTTTATCTTCTATCTGCATCATGTCGTCAAGCATTTCAAGTTGTGCTGTGCGAATTAAAAACTCATCACCCATTCCTTCAACTAAATAGCATTTTGGTGTTATCATTTTTTTATTTTTGAACCAATCATAAAAGACAGAACCAATCGGATCAAGACCAATTAATTTTATGTTAGGATTCTTTTCTTTTAAAAACTTTCCCGCACCGCATAAAGTTCCGCCGGTTCCAACTGCTGCTATAAAATAATCAATCTTACCATCCATCTGTTCCCATATTTCCGGTCCGGTCGTCATATAGTGAGATTCATTATTATCTAAATTGTTATGTTGGTCTATGTAATAAAGCGACGAATCTTGTTTAGCTAAATTTATCGCATACTGATTATAAGATTCCGGGTGTTCGGGTGGTAACGTAGCATCAACTTTTACTACATCCACACCAAGTACTTCCAGCATTTTAATTTTTTCTTTGCTGGTTGTGTTACGAATTACAATTTTCAACTTGTAACCTTTTTGTCTGCAAACAATTGCCAAACCCATTGCAGTATTTCCGGAAGAGTTTTCTAAAATTGTATCGCCGGGTTTAATCTTTCCTTCCCGCTCAGCTTTTTCAATCATGTATTTCGAAATTCGATCTTTAATGCTACCGCCGGGATTCATAAATTCTAACTTAGCCCAAATAGTTGCTTTCAATCCTTTTGAAATGTTGCCAAGCTTTACCATCGGCGTTCTGCCGATAGCATCAATTACACTTTCGTAACGATTATTTCTCATCATTGTTCCATCAATTAATTAGAGAGTAACCTCTTAAAAATTCTTCCGCAGTCATTCGCTTTCTATCTTCAGGCTGAAGTTCAAGGATTTGAAGTACACCGCTTTTCGTTTGAATAAAAATTTCTTTTTTGGTCTGCTTAAAAGTTAATTGAGAATTAAGAATTGAGAATGGAGAATGAACATCAGAATTTTCAATTTTCAATTCGTCATTCTCAATTAGTTTTGTTTTGTATACTTTATATGATTTACCATTATAATTGAAGTATGCGCCAGGATAAGGTGAAAGTCCGCGCACAAAATTGTGAATTTCGAGCGCGCTTTTATTCCAATTGATTTCACAAATTTCTTTTGTAATCTTGGGTGCGGGCGATGCTAATGAATCGTTTTGATTTGTTAGTGAATAGTTACCGGAATCAATTAGATCAATTGTATTAAGAACTACTTCAGATCCAAGCATCATCATTTTATTATGCAGTGAACCAAAATTATCCTCATTATCTATCGGTAGTTTTTCTTGTAAAATAATATTCCCGGTATCAATTTTATCTTCTAGAAAAAAAGTTGTTACTCCGGTTTGTTTATCACCGTTAATTAATGCCCATTGGATTGGTGCAGCGCCACGATATTTGGGAAGCAGTGAACCATGTAAGTTAAATGATCCTTTTGCAGGAATTGTAAATACTTCTTTTGGAAGAATGCGAAAAGCGACAACCACAAATAAATCCGGTTGTAATTCCTTCAACTGCAAAATAAAATCCGGATCATTTAGTGAAACCGGATTGTAAACCTCTAATTTATTTTCCAAAGCAAATTCTTTTACAGGCGAATAAGTAATTTGTCTTCCCCTGCCGCGTTCTTTATCAGGTGCAGATACAACTGCCATGACTTGATGCTTGCTTTCTAAAATTTTTTGTAGAGAAGGAATTGCAAATTTCGGTGTGCCCATAAAAACAATTTTCATTTCCAACTCATCAAAAAAATAAGATGGGATATTTTCTGAACTGAATTAAACTTCTGTGATCGGATAATCAATCTCTACTTCCCTTTTTATAATATTAGATAAATCTTTTTGCAGATTTTTCTTAACATCTTCAGCCACACGATCTGGAATCATTTTGCCGATTAGATGATCATACTCATGAAGAATAACTCTCGCGAGCAAGTCATCGGCATCAATTTCAATTATATTTTCATCCGAATCTAGATAGCGAACTTTAATTGCCTGCGATCGCTCAACATCAGCACGAACTAAAGGCAGACTTAAGCAGCCTTCTTCCAAAATAATTTTTTCATCAGAGTGTAAAATAATTTCCGGATTAATCATTACAACAGGCTTAAAATTATCATATCCTTCAGTACCGTTAAGATCTAAGACAAAGATAGAATCACGGTAACCAACTTGATTAGCAGCTAAACCAATTCCACGAGCATTGCGCATCGAATCAAACATATTTCTGATCTTATCTATAATCTCATCATTAACGGCATTAACTTTTTTCGCCTTCTGCTTAAGTATTTTATCGCCGTAAACTGTAATTGGTATTATTGCCATGTAACTTTCAATTATTGTGAATCAACTTTGATAGTATCTGCACTTAAATCCTTAAATAAACTTACTTGAGTTGAATAGAAAAGCATTCTCACTAACAATCGAAAGATAATTAACATTTGCTGAAGAATAAAGATGAGTATTAGAAAATAGAATGGTGTACGTGGAATAAATCTTCCTATTACATTATAGACAACAGCTCCAAATGCACCTATTATTGCAACAATTAAGAAAGTAATAAAAACTTTATTAAAATTATTTTTAAGGAATACGACAGCATAATAAATTTCTCTAAATATTTGCGTCTTATCTCTAACTGCCAAAGAAATCTTTGAGTAATCTGAAATTATTGTTACAATGCCGATAAAGAAAATCATTAGAACATATCGAATGAATTTGCTAATAAAATCCGCAGTAACGTTTTCAGAATTTTTCAATAGCAAAGTTATTAATTCTCCGATGTAGTAATTAATCTTAAAAGCTGCAGCAAAAAATAAAAGTGATATTAAAAGCACTTTAACAAATCTTGCAAAATACCTTACTCCGCCAAAGAAAAAATCGACAGTATGATTTTTGTCCGGAAAGTGGAATACTGAAATCAATCCGCCCAGAAAAAAAGTTTGGACCAGCGCATAAATACCAACAGTAAAATAAATACCCAGCGGTAATTGATCGAGTTGAATAGTATAAAGATTTCTGAATTGAAGATACCAGAAGTAATCGAAAGAATGTGCGAGGTGATCGCTAGTTAACGATGTTCCAATATTATCCAATAAAATATTATAAACCGGTACAGCAAGAACCAATGCAGATGCAGCATTCATAACCCACATCAGAATAACAAATTTAACATTGTGAAATACTGAACGCACTCCGTTGATCAATATCTGTTTAATGCTTTCTATCATCCGATGCTTCCAAGTATCATTAATGCATTCTGTACCCAGAAGAAAAATCGAATTGAAAGTGAAAGCGATGCCCAAACTCTATGAGAAACTGTTAATGAATTATTTGCAAAGTTAATATCTAATAAATTTTTTCTGTATGGATCTATTTCAGCCGCAATGACTTCATTATTGGTTTTGAATTTAAGAATCTTCCATCGTTCTGTACCATCCCATTTTTGATAAAGAGTATCCTTATCAGTATAAAGAGCAACATCGTTCTTAAATATTCCGTCGCCTAATCTTTCTACAAGAATTTCATATTCATTAGAAGATGTTTTTTTAATGGAAGTTACTTGATAATCAAAAGTTTTGGGAGCGCGGTAAAATTCATCAAAGAACCAACTCATATCTTCATTGCAATTTCGTTTTACAATATTTATAAAGTCGGCTCCTTTTGGATGTTTGTATTTATATTCATTGTAATATTCTTTTAAAATATTCATCATCTTATCATGCCCGAGATACCTTTCAAGGGTGTGAAGGACTAATGCAGGTTTGTTATAAGAATTCACTACATAGGAAAGTCGGGTTGGAAGTTTGTAAGAAGTATCAGCTATTGAACCGATTGTTAAATTCTTGTAATAGCTTGCAATACTTCGAGCGCCTTCTGGTACCTTTACATCAGCTAAAGTGTAGATTAAAGGAATTTCATTATAAGATAAAAAATCAAGTCCGAACACAGGAATATAAGTTGCAAACTTAAAAGTTTCAAAAATCTCCGGTTGATAGTGATACATTATTTTAGTCGAAATATATGAAGTGAACCCTTCATCAAGCCAAGCTTCATAAACTTCATTGTTGGCAATCAATCCGTAAAAAAATTGATGGGAGAATTCGTGCGTAACTAAATATTCCGGCTGCCCGGCATCTTTAGGCGCAAAGAGTTCCGATCCAACTGTGAAAAGTGTTGGGTATTCCATACCGCCCGATGCGGAAGTTCTTGGAACATCAACAAGAGAAACATTTTGGTAAGGATAAATTCCGATATTATTTTCAAAATACTCCAAACAATTTTTAACAGCAGTAAAATACCGATCAAAATATCTTTCCCGTTCCGGTTGTACATAAGCTTGAATAGTTATTGTTGAGCCGTCTTTGCGAGTATAAATATTATTGCGGTGAAGAATCTCATCTGTTGCAAGCCAAACAAAATCATGTACGCCGGATTGAACAAAATTGTAAGAAATAGTTTTTTCATCAGTAATATTTCCCTTTTCCACTCCGGTGGCAGCAACAATATAATTCTTGGGTACTTTTATTTTTACCGAGTAATCGCCGAAGTCAGAATAAAAATTTAAATAAGGATGATATTGACTGCAGACCCACTTCCCGTTTTCGAAAACACCAACTTTTGGAAACCACTGCGAAACAAAAAAGAAATTTCTCCCTGTAGCATAACCCATTCGTTTAATTGAGCGCGGAATTTTCATTGTGTATTCAAAATTTATTCTTACGCTGTCACCCGGCTCAATTGTTTTATTCAATAATACTTTTGCGACAGTGCTATCATGCGGATTTGCAATTTCAGGTTGGAAGTAGACCAATTGTGATGATTCACCATTAACTTGAAATGATTTGATATCAATTTGCGTTTGTGCTTCGGGGCTAAGTGAATATGCTTTAGCGAAAAGTGTATTATTACTTTTATATGCGTTTGCGTAAAAATGGAATTGTATCTCTGATGTAGAAAATTTTGTTCTGTTGATCCAAATTATTTCTTGATTAACTAAAATTGATTTAGATGCCGGATTAAATTCTACATCAATATTATAATTGGCAATACGATCTACTTTATTGTATTCTGATTTAAGAATACCATCTTTGTAATCAACCGAAGTATTAAGATCATTAACTTGAACAAATTTGGAATGGTTTTCGGATAGGTAGAGTAACCCGCTGAAAAAAATCAATAATATGAATACCGTAAATCCGTTCTTCATAATGCAAGTTAAAAATTGCACGTATCTTTTGCAATTAATACAGATAGTTGAGTTATTATAATTATGTTGACAATTGAAAATATTTCATTGATGTTTATTAAGTGGTCAATAATATTGAGGGGTTTATGAAAGGGTTTAAAGTTTTTTTCACAATGCTATTATTAACAATCACCATTTTCTCCCAGAAGGACACCAACATAAAATTTTTGGAAAATATTACTCATTGATCATTGGGGATATTATGCTCACAAAAAAAAGCTTGTTGCTATTTTTTTTATTACAGATGTCTCTAAATTCTCATGCGCAAATCAACTGGCAACCAACTAATGGACCATATGGCGGATATGTCTTAGATATGCAGAAAGACTTTAAAGGTAGCTATTATGCGGCCACTCAAAATGGTTTATTTACTTCAACGGATAATTGTGAGCATTGGACTTATGTTCACATATCCCAATATGTAAATGAGGGGATGGGGGAAATTTTTATACATCCTTCCGGAAGATTGTTTATTTCGGGTTGGGGTCAAAACTTATATATATCTGATCCGATTATATCAAACTGGCAGGCTGTTCCTTTTAAGAGACAAATCAATATTGATTCTCACGGTACTCTTTTTGGGATTAACGGCGGGACGATATATTCATCAACCGATATCGGGCAAACTTGGGAAGTTTTTAAATCATTTAATAGATATATAAAGTACTTCTGCATGGTCAAAGATTCCAACTTTGTCATTGCCACTGATAGTGTCTACTATTCAAGCGACATGGGTAAATCATGGCATAGTTCTAAAATATTATTCAATTGGGATTCAGGTTTTATAGTGGATTCAAATAATAATATATATTTTATAGTAAATTGGGATTTATATAAAAGCAGTGACGGTGGTAAAAGTTGGGAAATAATTTATGATCATACTATTCACTTCCCTCCGCGTGATCCATTCAGGGAGATCTACCGAGTCTTAGTAGACCAAAATGGTGTAATCTATGTATGTACAGAAACTAATTTATTTTCGAGTTCAGATGGAGGTAAATCATGGCAAAATGTGGGGAATGTACCATATCCCGTCTTAAAATTTTGGCATGATGATCTGAACAATATCTTTTGTATAGGAGGAAATGATGGCATTGAAAAATATGATCAGGTCAACAAGGTTTTATATAAAAAATCGATTGGCATTACAGCTTTTTCATTTAATCAAATACTTCATTGGGGTAATAGTCTTATTTTTTCGGATGGCGGTAGTGCACATTACGTTACTACGGATCAGGGAAACTCATGGAAAGAAATAAGTCTCCCTACCCCAATGTTTGGTAATATTATATTTATCAATTCAAAAAATCGAATTTTTATCGAATGTGAATGGAGAGTATTATATTCAGACGATGGTGTGCAATGGAAACCGATTTATTTTTCCAATGCGGGTCGGATATATGATATCGCGTTTGCAGAATTCAATAACATACTTTTTCTTTTTGACGCAGATCATATTTTATGGCGATCCACAGATTATGGTGTAAGCTGGTTTAAGATTTGGTCAGGTAATTATTACAGTCCGAATAAGTCCATATCTGCAATTTCGGCAAATGAGATCTACTTTTCTTATGACAACATAATCTATAAAACTACTGACCTTGGTAATATGTATAGTATTTTTCTTAATATGGATGCACCGATTTTAACCTTTTCAATGAGTCCGTGGGGCAATATATTCATTGGTACTAAAAGCGGTCTTTATCAATATGATATTGATGGATTAAAAAGAATAAATCTTACGGCTAATTCAGGTCCTATAAAAAAAATAGTATACTCAGGAACTAGTCAAATGTTCGTTCTCGGTTCTTCAATTTATGTTAGTGGCAATTTCGGTAAAGACTTTTCATTACTCGATGCTAATAATAACATTACAAATTCATTTGGTTATCTCGACTTTGATGTATCCAACAATACATTGTTTTTGACTCAACCTTATCCGAATATTCTCAAAAGTACTTATTATTTCGTTGACAATTCTTCTCTAGTACAAACACAGTTGCTTTATAATTATCCCAATCCTTTTAGAAGTAATACTACATTTGCAGTCTATGTCAGTGAACCATGCAATCTATCAATATCAATATTCGATCTTTTAGGAAGAAAAGTTGAGAGCATTTCTCAGACTTATTCAAGTGTGGGATTTTATAATATTCTCTGGCAGCCAAAACATCTAGCAAGTGGAATTTATTTTTATCAGCTACAAACACCTTTTGACAAACAAGCGAAGAAAATGATTTACCTTAAATAAGGTTAGAAAATATTTAACGTAATAAAAAATCCCGCCTAAGCGGGATTTTTAGTTTAATACTGCTTACTGCAAACTGTTTACTTAATCTCAATCGTCTTCGGTTTTACTCTTTCATGTTTAGGAAGTTTAACATTAAGAATTCCGTTTTCCAATTTAGCATCAATCTTTTGTTCATCAATGCTTTCAGAAATTTTGAATCTGCGATAGAAGTTACCGATCTCGGTTTCTTGCAAAACATATTTGCGGTTGATAACTTCCTCAAAAGTTATTCTTCCCATAATAACCAGATGACCTTCTTCCATTTTAATCTTAACATTTTCTTTCGAAACTCCCGGCATTTGAGCTGTCAAGAAATAATCATCTGCAGTTTCATAAATATCAACTAATGGAGCTACCCAAGCTTCTTTTTCGAGAGCTTCATCCCAGGTTCTATTTGTTTTTACTTCTACCATTTCTTGATTTTCAGTCATATTGACCTCCAATTTATTTTGTGTAATTAATAATTATTTTTTGTCGTCATCAACAACTTCATAAGAAGCATCCTGAACTTCTCGATCATCTTTTTTGTCAGAAGTAGATTGCTGTTGAGAAGTCTGTTGTTGGTCTTCACTATGCGGTTCACCGCCAGGTTGTCCGCCGGTTGGACCTTGCTGCTGATACAATTTTTGTGAGATTTCATTCCATACTTTTGTTAAACCATCTGTGGCAGACTTTATTCTTTCAGTATCATTAGTGGCTAATGCATCTTCAACTTTTTTGATTTCACTTTCTAGTTGATTCTTCTGATCTGATGTGATTTTGTCTTTCATCTCTTCAATTTGCTTTTTGGTTTGGAAGACAAGATTATCAGCTTGATTTTTCACTTCGACAGCTTCTTTCTTCTTTTTATCTTCTGCTGCATGTTCTTTAGCTGTCTGTTTCATCTTTTCAACTTCATCTTTTGAAAGTCCGCTCGATGAAGTAATTCTTATACTTTGTTCTTTGTTGGTAGCTTTATCTTTAGCTGCAACGTGTAGAATTCCATTAGCATCAATATCGAATGTTACTTCGACCTGAGGAATTCCACGAGGAGCAGGCGGAATGCCATCAAGATGAAACTTACCAAGTGTTCTGTTATCAGCTGCCATCGGTCTTTCGCCTTGAAGAATATGAATCTCAACTGATGGTTGATTATCTGAAGCAGTTGAAAATACTTCACTCTTCTTGGTTGGAATTGTTGTATTAGCTTCAATCAGTTTTGTGAATACGCCGCCTAAAGTTTCAATACCAAGTGAAAGTGGTGTTACATCTAAAAGAAGAACGTCTTTAATATCACCGGAAAGAACACCACCTTGAATAGCCGCACCAATTGCAACAACTTCATCCGGGTTAACACCTTTATGAGGTTCCTTTTCAAAAAGTTTTTTTACAAGCTCTTGAACTTTTGGAACACGTGTTGAACCGCCGACTAAAATAACTTCATCAATTTGAGATGGAGTAACGTTTGCATCTTTTATAGCACGTTCACATGGTCCTACAGTTCTCTGGATTAAATCATCAACTAATTGTTCAAGCTTTGCTCGACTGATATTTAAGTTCAAATGTTTCGGTCCATCTTGTGTTGCAGTGATGAACGGAAGATTAACATCCGTCTGCATTGAAGATGAGAGTTCGATTTTAGCTTTTTCGGCAGCTTCTTTTAATCTTTGAAGAGCCATCGGATCTTTGCGCAAATCAATTCCTTCTTGTTTTTGAAATTCATCAGCTAAGAAATCAATTAAACGCTGATCGAAATCATCGCCGCCAAGATGTGTATCACCATTTGTTGACTTCACCTCAAACACACCTTCGCCTAATTGTAAAATCGAGATGTCAAAAGTTCCGCCGCCAAGATCATAAACAGCAACAATTT
This window contains:
- a CDS encoding cysteine synthase family protein; the encoded protein is MRNNRYESVIDAIGRTPMVKLGNISKGLKATIWAKLEFMNPGGSIKDRISKYMIEKAEREGKIKPGDTILENSSGNTAMGLAIVCRQKGYKLKIVIRNTTSKEKIKMLEVLGVDVVKVDATLPPEHPESYNQYAINLAKQDSSLYYIDQHNNLDNNESHYMTTGPEIWEQMDGKIDYFIAAVGTGGTLCGAGKFLKEKNPNIKLIGLDPIGSVFYDWFKNKKMITPKCYLVEGMGDEFLIRTAQLEMLDDMMQIEDKKAFGWTKKLAFEEGILSGGSSGANICGAVHLARELNREANIITIICDNGYKYFSTIYNDEWLEKNNLVL
- the fmt gene encoding methionyl-tRNA formyltransferase gives rise to the protein MKIVFMGTPKFAIPSLQKILESKHQVMAVVSAPDKERGRGRQITYSPVKEFALENKLEVYNPVSLNDPDFILQLKELQPDLFVVVAFRILPKEVFTIPAKGSFNLHGSLLPKYRGAAPIQWALINGDKQTGVTTFFLEDKIDTGNIILQEKLPIDNEDNFGSLHNKMMMLGSEVVLNTIDLIDSGNYSLTNQNDSLASPAPKITKEICEINWNKSALEIHNFVRGLSPYPGAYFNYNGKSYKVYKTKLIENDELKIENSDVHSPFSILNSQLTFKQTKKEIFIQTKSGVLQILELQPEDRKRMTAEEFLRGYSLIN
- the def gene encoding peptide deformylase, whose amino-acid sequence is MAIIPITVYGDKILKQKAKKVNAVNDEIIDKIRNMFDSMRNARGIGLAANQVGYRDSIFVLDLNGTEGYDNFKPVVMINPEIILHSDEKIILEEGCLSLPLVRADVERSQAIKVRYLDSDENIIEIDADDLLARVILHEYDHLIGKMIPDRVAEDVKKNLQKDLSNIIKREVEIDYPITEV
- a CDS encoding M1 family metallopeptidase; protein product: MKNGFTVFILLIFFSGLLYLSENHSKFVQVNDLNTSVDYKDGILKSEYNKVDRIANYNIDVEFNPASKSILVNQEIIWINRTKFSTSEIQFHFYANAYKSNNTLFAKAYSLSPEAQTQIDIKSFQVNGESSQLVYFQPEIANPHDSTVAKVLLNKTIEPGDSVRINFEYTMKIPRSIKRMGYATGRNFFFVSQWFPKVGVFENGKWVCSQYHPYLNFYSDFGDYSVKIKVPKNYIVAATGVEKGNITDEKTISYNFVQSGVHDFVWLATDEILHRNNIYTRKDGSTITIQAYVQPERERYFDRYFTAVKNCLEYFENNIGIYPYQNVSLVDVPRTSASGGMEYPTLFTVGSELFAPKDAGQPEYLVTHEFSHQFFYGLIANNEVYEAWLDEGFTSYISTKIMYHYQPEIFETFKFATYIPVFGLDFLSYNEIPLIYTLADVKVPEGARSIASYYKNLTIGSIADTSYKLPTRLSYVVNSYNKPALVLHTLERYLGHDKMMNILKEYYNEYKYKHPKGADFINIVKRNCNEDMSWFFDEFYRAPKTFDYQVTSIKKTSSNEYEILVERLGDGIFKNDVALYTDKDTLYQKWDGTERWKILKFKTNNEVIAAEIDPYRKNLLDINFANNSLTVSHRVWASLSLSIRFFFWVQNALMILGSIG
- a CDS encoding T9SS type A sorting domain-containing protein, whose amino-acid sequence is MLTKKSLLLFFLLQMSLNSHAQINWQPTNGPYGGYVLDMQKDFKGSYYAATQNGLFTSTDNCEHWTYVHISQYVNEGMGEIFIHPSGRLFISGWGQNLYISDPIISNWQAVPFKRQINIDSHGTLFGINGGTIYSSTDIGQTWEVFKSFNRYIKYFCMVKDSNFVIATDSVYYSSDMGKSWHSSKILFNWDSGFIVDSNNNIYFIVNWDLYKSSDGGKSWEIIYDHTIHFPPRDPFREIYRVLVDQNGVIYVCTETNLFSSSDGGKSWQNVGNVPYPVLKFWHDDLNNIFCIGGNDGIEKYDQVNKVLYKKSIGITAFSFNQILHWGNSLIFSDGGSAHYVTTDQGNSWKEISLPTPMFGNIIFINSKNRIFIECEWRVLYSDDGVQWKPIYFSNAGRIYDIAFAEFNNILFLFDADHILWRSTDYGVSWFKIWSGNYYSPNKSISAISANEIYFSYDNIIYKTTDLGNMYSIFLNMDAPILTFSMSPWGNIFIGTKSGLYQYDIDGLKRINLTANSGPIKKIVYSGTSQMFVLGSSIYVSGNFGKDFSLLDANNNITNSFGYLDFDVSNNTLFLTQPYPNILKSTYYFVDNSSLVQTQLLYNYPNPFRSNTTFAVYVSEPCNLSISIFDLLGRKVESISQTYSSVGFYNILWQPKHLASGIYFYQLQTPFDKQAKKMIYLK
- a CDS encoding Hsp20/alpha crystallin family protein — its product is MTENQEMVEVKTNRTWDEALEKEAWVAPLVDIYETADDYFLTAQMPGVSKENVKIKMEEGHLVIMGRITFEEVINRKYVLQETEIGNFYRRFKISESIDEQKIDAKLENGILNVKLPKHERVKPKTIEIK
- the dnaK gene encoding molecular chaperone DnaK — its product is MGKIIGIDLGTTNSCVAVMEGNEPVVIPNSEGGRTTPSVVAFTKAGERVIGQPAKRQAVTNPKNTIFSIKRFMGRKREEVDTEAKEVPYKVVAGDNGSARVEIGDRLYSPPEISAMVLQKMKKTAEDYLGQEVTEAVITVPAYFNDAQRQATKDAGEIAGLHVKRIINEPTAAALAYGLDKKHKDQIVAVYDLGGGTFDISILQLGEGVFEVKSTNGDTHLGGDDFDQRLIDFLADEFQKQEGIDLRKDPMALQRLKEAAEKAKIELSSSMQTDVNLPFITATQDGPKHLNLNISRAKLEQLVDDLIQRTVGPCERAIKDANVTPSQIDEVILVGGSTRVPKVQELVKKLFEKEPHKGVNPDEVVAIGAAIQGGVLSGDIKDVLLLDVTPLSLGIETLGGVFTKLIEANTTIPTKKSEVFSTASDNQPSVEIHILQGERPMAADNRTLGKFHLDGIPPAPRGIPQVEVTFDIDANGILHVAAKDKATNKEQSIRITSSSGLSKDEVEKMKQTAKEHAAEDKKKKEAVEVKNQADNLVFQTKKQIEEMKDKITSDQKNQLESEIKKVEDALATNDTERIKSATDGLTKVWNEISQKLYQQQGPTGGQPGGEPHSEDQQQTSQQQSTSDKKDDREVQDASYEVVDDDKK